The window ACAGCTCCCCGGATTGCCCGTAGCCGGTCAGCGAGCAGTAGACGATTCCCGGGTTCCGCGCGGCGACCGTGTCGTAGCCCAATCCGAGCCGCTCGCAGGTTCCCGGCCGGAATCCCTCGACGAAGACGTCACAGCGCTGCGCCAGCTGCAGGGCGATCTCCAGGGCTTGCGGTTGCTTGAGGTCCAGCACGAGTGACCGTCGGGAGCGATAGAGCGGATTGATGCCCTGCCGGCGCGCGCGCTCACCGCCGTAACCGGGTAGCTCGCCGAGACCGCTGCCGCTTCGCGCTGCGGCCGGGGCTTCCACCGTGATCACCTCCGCGCCGAGGTCGCCGAGCAGCATGGTGGCAAAAGGCCCTGGCGCCAGCGCGGACAGATCGAGGACGCGTACCCCCGACAGCGGACCGGTCGGATCGCTCATACCGTTTCCTCATCTTCCTCATCTGCGCGTTCTGCGGTTGACGGCGCGGTGTCAGTCGGCGTCCCGGCTGCCGACGACCGACGGCCGCCTGTGGTCCCATCCTCGTCACGCGCGTTTCCTGCCAGGCCCTTGATGGCGATGTCTCGAATGAGCGCCTTGTCGACCTTTCCGCCGGCATTGGTTGGCAGCTCATCGAGCACGATCAGTTTTTCGGGAAGCTTGGCCTTGGCGAGCTGGCGGTCAAGCAGAAACGAACACAGATCGTCAAGTCGGGGATGAGAGCCGAAAGCGGGCACCACTGCGGCGCAGGCCCGCTCACCCAGCCGCTTATCGGGGATTCCCACGATCGCGACCCCGGCCACGTCGGAGCGCTCGAGCAGCAGCTCCTCGACTTCCCGCGGGAAGATGTTGGTGCCTCCCCGCAGAATCATGTCTTTGATGCGCCCCACGATGCGAAGGTATCCGCGGTCATCGAACTCCCCGACATCGCCGGAGTGGAAGAAACCCTGATCGTCCCAAGCCTGCCGATCGTAGTCGGGCTCGTTGAGATAGCCGTAAGACTTGTTGGGCCCACGCCAGCACACTTCGCCGGGGTCGCCCGGCGGCACCGGGTTGCCGTCCGCGCCGAGCAACACGACCTCGACACCGGGACATACCGAGCCGACGGTCGTGTGGCGTAGCTCCTCTGGATCATCGATCGAGGTGATGGCGGGCACTCCCCCATCGGTGGCGCCGTAAATGGTTTGCACACGGCACCCCATTCGTGTTTCGAGGTCGCGCGCAGTGGACGGTGGCAGCGGGGCGCCCGCGTTGTTGAACCGGGTGAAATGGGACAGGTCGTACTGCTCGAGCGGGAGCTCCAGCATCATGATCATCTGGGTGGGCACGGCCGTCGCGTAGGTGCACTGCTCCCGGATGATCAGGTCCAGTGCGGCCTGCGGCTTCCAGGTCTCTAACAGCGCGGTCGTGGCACCCACGAGCAGCGGTGCCAGCACGGGGAAGACGTAGCCGGTCGAGCCCGTGCTGGCCGGCGCGACGGCGGCGGCGACGTCGTCGGGGCCGAGGCGGAGCCGACGGCCCATGT is drawn from Candidatus Mycolicibacterium alkanivorans and contains these coding sequences:
- a CDS encoding AMP-binding protein yields the protein MIDLHIPWVQPSSAPGRFREMGVWGDQTIADVVDGHAQRHPEKTAVIDSREKLTYGELGDLSLRLARVLLDHGIEPGDPVAVHLPGCVLLPALHLACNRIGALFLPVSTGWRGAELRSLLGTVRAPMLIVLDDNGGFDYVGLAETLGDGLPDLKHVLTARSGSLESLAAGAAPLTAGELDEHRPSSDAPAHVMSSSGTTGVPKASVWSSNDLVALLVHHMGRRLRLGPDDVAAAVAPASTGSTGYVFPVLAPLLVGATTALLETWKPQAALDLIIREQCTYATAVPTQMIMMLELPLEQYDLSHFTRFNNAGAPLPPSTARDLETRMGCRVQTIYGATDGGVPAITSIDDPEELRHTTVGSVCPGVEVVLLGADGNPVPPGDPGEVCWRGPNKSYGYLNEPDYDRQAWDDQGFFHSGDVGEFDDRGYLRIVGRIKDMILRGGTNIFPREVEELLLERSDVAGVAIVGIPDKRLGERACAAVVPAFGSHPRLDDLCSFLLDRQLAKAKLPEKLIVLDELPTNAGGKVDKALIRDIAIKGLAGNARDEDGTTGGRRSSAAGTPTDTAPSTAERADEEDEETV